In Solenopsis invicta isolate M01_SB chromosome 13, UNIL_Sinv_3.0, whole genome shotgun sequence, one DNA window encodes the following:
- the LOC105199567 gene encoding uncharacterized protein LOC105199567 isoform X1, whose product MKDNMANSEQSVDARTIQSRGKVCQEHSEENCPSENEREFESLEYEEDAYYSKLTTTPSFDDIDELGDEEVDELVIHCWRGSNGEIDEIVVDDGNLTVETELLQGESRDGRKKKRSIRVIFQDFSKPYLAKISNSQNYKKFLELIKKKGEDASLHSGGSLSPSSDNIANELQGLTLEEQEKQRADWSAELAKVEEEIQTLRHVLASKIKVSQDLKRKLGISVWKELTDDVNQGIKNVKESHVYQNVSETFSRLTRTISANSVFQKTESVLKSTAEKTTSILGGFGSGITMKLGQMRNSDSFRSLEERVGSACENIKTKVVPSRSGSTQSFDEALRESEAMRRASATTATSPTIPEDKMLS is encoded by the exons ATGAAAGACAACATGGCGAACTCTGAACAATCTGTAGATGCAAGAACTATTCAATCGCGTGGGAAAGTCTGCCAGGAACATAGCGAGGAGAATTGCCCGAGTGAGAATGAACGTGAGTTTGAATCGCTGGAGTACGAGGAGGATGCATATTATTCGAAGCTAACAACGACGCCGAGCTTCGACGACATCGATGAACTGGGTGACGAGGAGGTGGACGAGCTGGTGATCCATTGCTGGCGCGGCTCCAACGGCGAAATCGACGAGATTGTCGTGGATGATGGCAACCTGACCGTCGAGACAGAACTCCTGCAAGGAGAGTCACGTGACGGCCGCAAGAAGAAGCGATCAATCCGCGTGATTTTCCAAGACTTTTCTAAACCCTACCTCGCCAAAATCAGCAAtagtcaaaattataaaaagttccTCGAGCTGATAAAGAAAAAAG GAGAAGACGCCTCGCTCCACTCGGGCGGTTCTCTGTCGCCATCGTCAGATAACATAGCAAACGAGCTTCAAGGACTCACTTTAGAGGAGCAAGAAAAACAGAGGGCTGATTGGAGTGCCGAATTAGCAAAG GTCGAAGAAGAGATACAGACCTTGAGACACGTTCTCGCCAGCAAAATCAAGGTTTCGCAGGATTTGAAGAGAAAGCTTGGCATTAGTGTCTGGAAGGAACTCACCGACGATGTCAATCAGGGAATTAAGAATGTTAAGGAAAGCCACGT TTATCAGAACGTCAGCGAGACATTCAGTCGCTTAACCAGGACAATCTCTGCGAACAGTGT attcCAAAAGACGGAATCTGTACTGAAGTCCACGGCTGAAAAAACGACGAGTATTTTGGGTGGTTTTGGTAGTGGCATTACCATGAAACTGGGCCAGATGCGCAATTCCGACAGCTTTCGATCACTTGAGGAAAGAGTTGGATCCGCCTGCGAGAATATCaag ACGAAAGTCGTGCCTTCAAGATCCGGCTCGACACAGAGCTTCGACGAGGCTCTTCGGGAATCAGAAGCAATGAGGCGCGCATCCGCAACCACAGCCACCAGCCCGACCATTCCCGAGGATAAGATGCTCTCTTAG
- the LOC105199567 gene encoding tumor protein D52 isoform X2: MKDNMANSEQSVDARTIQSRGKVCQEHSEENCPSENEREFESLEYEEDAYYSKLTTTPSFDDIDELGDEEVDELVIHCWRGSNGEIDEIVVDDGNLTVETELLQGESRDGRKKKRSIRVIFQDFSKPYLAKISNSQNYKKFLELIKKKGEDASLHSGGSLSPSSDNIANELQGLTLEEQEKQRADWSAELAKVEEEIQTLRHVLASKIKVSQDLKRKLGISVWKELTDDVNQGIKNVKESHVFQKTESVLKSTAEKTTSILGGFGSGITMKLGQMRNSDSFRSLEERVGSACENIKTKVVPSRSGSTQSFDEALRESEAMRRASATTATSPTIPEDKMLS, translated from the exons ATGAAAGACAACATGGCGAACTCTGAACAATCTGTAGATGCAAGAACTATTCAATCGCGTGGGAAAGTCTGCCAGGAACATAGCGAGGAGAATTGCCCGAGTGAGAATGAACGTGAGTTTGAATCGCTGGAGTACGAGGAGGATGCATATTATTCGAAGCTAACAACGACGCCGAGCTTCGACGACATCGATGAACTGGGTGACGAGGAGGTGGACGAGCTGGTGATCCATTGCTGGCGCGGCTCCAACGGCGAAATCGACGAGATTGTCGTGGATGATGGCAACCTGACCGTCGAGACAGAACTCCTGCAAGGAGAGTCACGTGACGGCCGCAAGAAGAAGCGATCAATCCGCGTGATTTTCCAAGACTTTTCTAAACCCTACCTCGCCAAAATCAGCAAtagtcaaaattataaaaagttccTCGAGCTGATAAAGAAAAAAG GAGAAGACGCCTCGCTCCACTCGGGCGGTTCTCTGTCGCCATCGTCAGATAACATAGCAAACGAGCTTCAAGGACTCACTTTAGAGGAGCAAGAAAAACAGAGGGCTGATTGGAGTGCCGAATTAGCAAAG GTCGAAGAAGAGATACAGACCTTGAGACACGTTCTCGCCAGCAAAATCAAGGTTTCGCAGGATTTGAAGAGAAAGCTTGGCATTAGTGTCTGGAAGGAACTCACCGACGATGTCAATCAGGGAATTAAGAATGTTAAGGAAAGCCACGT attcCAAAAGACGGAATCTGTACTGAAGTCCACGGCTGAAAAAACGACGAGTATTTTGGGTGGTTTTGGTAGTGGCATTACCATGAAACTGGGCCAGATGCGCAATTCCGACAGCTTTCGATCACTTGAGGAAAGAGTTGGATCCGCCTGCGAGAATATCaag ACGAAAGTCGTGCCTTCAAGATCCGGCTCGACACAGAGCTTCGACGAGGCTCTTCGGGAATCAGAAGCAATGAGGCGCGCATCCGCAACCACAGCCACCAGCCCGACCATTCCCGAGGATAAGATGCTCTCTTAG
- the LOC105199567 gene encoding tumor protein D54 isoform X3, which translates to MSNVPTGEDASLHSGGSLSPSSDNIANELQGLTLEEQEKQRADWSAELAKVEEEIQTLRHVLASKIKVSQDLKRKLGISVWKELTDDVNQGIKNVKESHVYQNVSETFSRLTRTISANSVFQKTESVLKSTAEKTTSILGGFGSGITMKLGQMRNSDSFRSLEERVGSACENIKTKVVPSRSGSTQSFDEALRESEAMRRASATTATSPTIPEDKMLS; encoded by the exons GAGAAGACGCCTCGCTCCACTCGGGCGGTTCTCTGTCGCCATCGTCAGATAACATAGCAAACGAGCTTCAAGGACTCACTTTAGAGGAGCAAGAAAAACAGAGGGCTGATTGGAGTGCCGAATTAGCAAAG GTCGAAGAAGAGATACAGACCTTGAGACACGTTCTCGCCAGCAAAATCAAGGTTTCGCAGGATTTGAAGAGAAAGCTTGGCATTAGTGTCTGGAAGGAACTCACCGACGATGTCAATCAGGGAATTAAGAATGTTAAGGAAAGCCACGT TTATCAGAACGTCAGCGAGACATTCAGTCGCTTAACCAGGACAATCTCTGCGAACAGTGT attcCAAAAGACGGAATCTGTACTGAAGTCCACGGCTGAAAAAACGACGAGTATTTTGGGTGGTTTTGGTAGTGGCATTACCATGAAACTGGGCCAGATGCGCAATTCCGACAGCTTTCGATCACTTGAGGAAAGAGTTGGATCCGCCTGCGAGAATATCaag ACGAAAGTCGTGCCTTCAAGATCCGGCTCGACACAGAGCTTCGACGAGGCTCTTCGGGAATCAGAAGCAATGAGGCGCGCATCCGCAACCACAGCCACCAGCCCGACCATTCCCGAGGATAAGATGCTCTCTTAG
- the LOC105199564 gene encoding zinc finger E-box-binding homeobox 1, producing MRIPSSDRHRHRPADSNELKSTRADTGDNEYNERRHIISMDLTEAFAPGGGGEDLPKTDFFDFVVSPPPHCASADGVVSDEESFLHRGASGCRAMGGYLQTHDDHEGSHGSSPFIKETNNNTLTALPPVSTITGSLSHHHQHHHVHHQVRSQHGNVQTGETTAMDQSECDYWGQEDESKEQTCNILLEDLNKYCWSSNAHTNDGVIHPAAGGHANDHHQAVGTGRPGGCTANDRQNTDGAIYTLTVLNNEANSMDALDCCKSPAPASGDSWSLRPNLDLDAILSMEPSSGEQDHEQASGEVPRSVNERFHGSDGRGFTVPPSQYATDDSGFVESKELCVRASSANCSGDNNNDWKLSDQNLQEVAAAAAAAVAVGAGDSAESLLRSALQGKLYTGPAQSVSSSSPSSQASTISMPVSGTAGLMVADQQQQQQQQQQQQQEDSMQTCTDEDLLLSQLDQTTYRPGDYEKLKSIANEVVESYCSLEPVCNVSGTTTVMYTLDPASGSLGTITLPADLGQVSTVTVVTAAQQDVLQQQSAQRTDVDQQQQQQQSGQLQLTSGRVGVTSKPAKKYVRRANRNSNNANGASNGSAGTEASNASQQQTGGSAGLPSNVQRKERSLHYCSICSKGFKDKYSVNVHIRTHTGEKPFACSLCGKSFRQKAHLAKHYQTHVTQKPASIQQAASGSGGNNGNTSPTAETNTTSASPAIASRTQVAVDPTGTACSPPS from the coding sequence ATGAGGATACCCAGTTCAGACCGACATCGGCATCGTCCAGCGGACTCGAACGAATTAAAATCAACTAGAGCGGATACCGGCGACAACGAGTACAACGAGCGCCGCCATATCATTTCCATGGACTTAACGGAGGCTTTCGCGCCAGGAGGTGGCGGCGAGGATCTGCCGAAGACAGACTTCTTCGACTTTGTGGTGTCGCCGCCGCCGCATTGCGCCTCGGCCGACGGCGTCGTCTCCGATGAGGAGAGTTTCCTGCATCGCGGTGCCAGTGGTTGTCGCGCTATGGGCGGCTATCTTCAGACCCACGACGACCACGAAGGTTCACACGGCAGTTCACCTTTCATCAAGGAGACTAACAACAATACGCTAACGGCACTACCCCCCGTATCGACCATCACCGGCTCATTGAGTCATCACCATCAGCATCATCACGTGCATCACCAGGTGCGTTCGCAACACGGAAATGTTCAGACTGGCGAGACCACTGCCATGGATCaatccgagtgcgattattgGGGCCAGGAAGATGAGAGCAAGGAACAGACATGCAACATTCTACTGGAGGACCTCAATAAATATTGTTGGTCCTCAAACGCACATACTAACGACGGCGTCATTCATCCGGCGGCCGGTGGTCACGCCAACGATCATCATCAGGCCGTTGGTACGGGCCGTCCTGGTGGTTGTACCGCCAATGATCGACAAAACACGGACGGTGCCATCTACACTTTGACGGTGCTAAACAACGAAGCGAACTCGATGGACGCGTTGGACTGCTGCAAGAGTCCGGCACCTGCGTCCGGTGATTCCTGGTCGCTACGGCCTAACCTCGACCTAGACGCCATTTTAAGCATGGAACCGTCCTCCGGCGAGCAAGATCACGAACAAGCCAGCGGCGAGGTGCCTAGGAGTGTCAACGAAAGGTTTCATGGATCGGATGGCCGTGGTTTTACCGTGCCCCCATCACAATACGCTACGGACGACAGTGGATTCGTCGAGAGCAAAGAGTTGTGCGTGCGAGCGTCCTCGGCTAACTGTTCCGGCGACAACAATAACGACTGGAAGCTATCGGATCAGAATTTACAAGAagtcgctgctgctgctgcggctGCTGTTGCCGTTGGTGCCGGGGATTCCGCAGAGAGTCTCTTGAGAAGCGCTCTTCAGGGCAAGCTGTATACCGGACCGGCTCAATCGGTTTCTTCATCCTCGCCGTCCTCGCAGGCGTCTACGATTTCAATGCCAGTTTCAGGAACCGCGGGACTAATGGTGGCCGatcagcaacaacagcagcagcaacaacagcagcagcaacaagaGGACTCCATGCAGACGTGTACCGACGAGGATCTGCTGCTCTCGCAGCTGGACCAGACAACCTATCGACCGGGAGATTACGAAAAGCTTAAAAGCATCGCGAATGAAGTGGTGGAATCGTACTGCAGCCTCGAGCCGGTTTGTAACGTGTCGGGGACTACTACAGTGATGTATACATTAGATCCGGCAAGTGGGAGTCTGGGTACGATCACGTTACCGGCCGACCTGGGCCAAGTGAGCACTGTGACAGTAGTTACGGCTGCTCAGCAGGACGTCCTGCAACAGCAATCCGCTCAACGAACCGACGTGGatcagcaacaacagcagcaacaatcGGGTCAACTACAATTAACTTCCGGACGGGTAGGAGTCACCTCCAAGCCAGCGAAGAAGTACGTCAGACGCGCCAATCGTAATAGCAACAATGCCAACGGCGCCAGCAACGGTAGTGCCGGTACGGAGGCCAGCAACGCGAGTCAGCAACAAACTGGCGGCTCCGCCGGTTTACCCAGTAACGTTCAGCGCAAGGAACGCTCCCTGCATTACTGCAGTATCTGCAGCAAGGGCTTCAAGGACAAGTACAGCGTGAACGTGCACATCCGAACGCACACAGGCGAGAAGCCGTTCGCTTGCTCGCTCTGCGGCAAGAGCTTCCGTCAGAAGGCCCATCTGGCTAAACACTATCAGACCCACGTCACCCAGAAGCCCGCGAGCATCCAGCAGGCCGCTTCCGGAAGCGGCGGAAACAACGGAAACACCAGTCCAACGGCGGAGACTAACACGACTTCCGCGTCCCCCGCCATCGCCAGCAGGACCCAGGTCGCTGTAGATCCGACAGGAACTGCTTGCAGTCCCCCCAGTTAG